One window of Elaeis guineensis isolate ETL-2024a chromosome 11, EG11, whole genome shotgun sequence genomic DNA carries:
- the LOC140852551 gene encoding phytosulfokine receptor 1-like: MKNLLKVLLRCPFYSIFFLFSFCYPIHAANYQNLSCTLNDLRALLRFSNGLDSGIDGWRMHDDPSVNCCSWVGVRCALFSVSSPSAAANSTDLSLRVVGLDLARRSLKGILSNSIGELDRLSFLNLSHNSFRGPLPQELFHLRRLEVLDLASNNFTGELGQGIRNLASLSYLDVSFNGFTGSIPNTFNHLQKLESFSAESNSLVGQLPNSLSSCSMLRLLNLRNNSLDGAINLDFTKLVHLVQLDLGWNQFHGIIPESLSLCRALKVLNLARNHLYGQIPRRFRDLQALSDLSLSNNSISNIPSGLETLQECRNLTVLVLTMNFYGEELPISGIQGFQNLRVLVVAFCALTGTVPSWIVNSKELSLLDLSWNHLTGGIPVGLGCLDFLFYLDLSNNSLSGEIPMSITKLKSLSSESFWHAGSSSGFPLFVWRNQTGTGQLQYKKYTNLPPTLDLSYNMMNGTMRKEIGNLRLLQVLDLSRNSLSGSIPDELSGMLNLEKLDLSFNDLSGTIPSSLVKLNFLSSFSVAHNRLHGQIPTEGQFSTFPRSSFEGNPGFCGVFFFFCNSTIMPPELEQNDREGTGLVIKKLPLAIGFIAGFLPTVILFGKCWGYYNKDD; encoded by the coding sequence ATGAAGAATCTCTTGAAGGTGCTTCTTAGATGTCCTTTCTACTCTATAttcttccttttttccttttgttACCCAATTCATGCAGCCAATTACCAAAACCTCAGCTGCACCTTGAATGATCTGAGAGCACTGTTGCGTTTCTCAAATGGTCTTGATTCGGGGATTGATGGGTGGAGGATGCATGATGATCCTTCTGTTAACTGTTGCAGTTGGGTCGGGGTCCGTTGTGCTTTGTTCTCAGTTTCCTCCCCATCAGCTGCAGCAAATTCTACTGATCTAAGCTTGAGGGTTGTCGGTCTGGATCTCGCGAGAAGAAGTCTGAAGGGGATCCTTTCGAACTCCATAGGAGAATTGGATCGGCTGAGCTTCCTCAACCTCTCCCACAACTCCTTCCGAGGCCCACTCCCTCAAGAGTTGTTTCATTTGCGGCGGTTGGAAGTGCTTGATTTGGCAAGCAACAACTTTACTGGCGAGCTGGGACAGGGAATTAGAAACCTTGCGAGTTTATCCTATCTGGATGTCTCCTTTAATGGATTCACTGGATCCATTCCAAATACATTTAACCACCTTCAGAAGCTTGAGAGTTTCTCTGCGGAATCTAATTCTTTGGTAGGTCAGTTACCCAATTCGCTCTCGTCTTGCTCGATGCTTAGGTTGCTTAACTTGAGGAACAATTCTCTCGATGGTGCTATCAACCTTGACTTCACAAAATTAGTTCATCTAGTTCAACTGGATCTTGGGTGGAATCAGTTTCACGGCATCATTCCAGAGAGTTTATCCTTATGTAGAGCTTTGAAGGTTCTAAACCTTGCGAGGAATCATCTTTATGGACAAATTCCCAGAAGGTTTCGGGACCTTCAAGCTCTCTCCGACCTATCACTGTCAAATAATAGTATCTCTAATATCCCATCAGGATTGGAAACTCTACAAGAGTGCCGCAACTTGACAGTCCTTGTTCTTACAATGAATTTTTATGGAGAAGAGTTACCTATTAGTGGAATTCAAGGATTCCAAAACCTGCGAGTTCTTGTCGTAGCATTTTGTGCTCTGACTGGTACTGTACCCTCATGGATAGTGAATAGTAAGGAGTTGAGTTTGCTGGATTTGTCTTGGAACCACTTGACTGGAGGCATTCCAGTGGGGTTGGGGTGTCTGGATTTTCTCTTTTACCTGGACTTGTCCAACAATTCACTCTCTGGGGAGATTCCAATGAGCATAACCAAGCTAAAGAGCCTCAGCTCTGAATCCTTTTGGCATGCTGGGTCTTCGTCAGGCTTTCCACTTTTCGTTTGGCGAAATCAAACTGGCACTGGTCAGctgcaatataaaaaatatacaaaCCTCCCTCCGACATTGGATTTGAGCTATAATATGATGAATGGAACAATGAGGAAGGAGATTGGGAACTTAAGGCTTCTTCAAGTGCTAGATTTAAGCAGGAACAGCCTGTCAGGGTCTATTCCTGATGAATTATCGGGCATGCTCAACTTAGAGAAATTGGATTTGTCTTTCAATGATTTATCCGGGACCATACCTTCCTCCCTTGTCAAGCTCAACTTTTTGTCTTCATTCAGTGTTGCTCACAACCGTTTGCATGGCCAAATTCCTACGGAAGGTCAGTTCTCAACCTTCCCGCGTTCGAGCTTCGAAGGAAATCCTGGTTTTTGTGGtgtatttttcttcttctgcaaCTCCACTATAATGCCTCCGGAGCTGGAGCAAAATGACAGGGAGGGAACTGGGCTTGTTATCAAAAAACTGCCGCTTGCAATAGGCTTCATAGCTGGCTTTCTCCCCACAGTCATCCTCTTTGGGAAATGCTGGGGTTACTACAACAAGGATGATTAA